From the Anoplopoma fimbria isolate UVic2021 breed Golden Eagle Sablefish chromosome 14, Afim_UVic_2022, whole genome shotgun sequence genome, one window contains:
- the LOC129102300 gene encoding LOW QUALITY PROTEIN: Golgi phosphoprotein 3-like (The sequence of the model RefSeq protein was modified relative to this genomic sequence to represent the inferred CDS: inserted 2 bases in 1 codon) — protein sequence MASLKQRNSGLVQRRTEAIRSAAADKDRDSADEEDGSPRXEEEEDDDKGDSKETRLTLMEEVLLLGLKDREGYTSFWNDCISSGLRGCMLVELALRGRLQLEACGVRRKSLLSRKVICKSDAPTGDVLLDEALKHVKETQPPETVQSWIELLSGETWNPLKLHYQLRNVRERLAKNLVEKGVLTTEKQNFLLFDMTTHPLTNSTIKQRLVKKVQESVLEKWVNDPHRMDKRVLSLILLAHSSDVLENAFAPLQDDQYDLGMKRVHTLLELEPEKESAKPNVNELMWAVVAAFTK from the exons ATGGCCTCCCTCAAGCAGAGAAACTCGGGCCTCGTCCAGCGGAGGACCGAGGCCATCCGGAGCGCCGCCGCCGACAAGGATCGGGACTCGGCCGACGAGGAGGACGGCTCGCcgcg ggaggaggaggaggacgacgacaAGGGGGACTCAAAGGAAACCAGGCTCACGTTAATGGAGGAAGTGTTGCTGCTGGGCCTCAAGGAccgagag gGCTACACGTCTTTTTGGAACGACTGTATTTCTTCCGGTCTCCGCGGGTGCATGCTGGTGGAGCTGGCCCTCAGAGGGAGGTTACAGCTGGAGGCCTGCGGGGTGAGGAGGAAAAGCCTGCTCTCGAGGAAG GTGATCTGCAAGTCAGATGCTCCGACAGGAGATGTTCTATTGGACGAGGCCTTGAAGCACGTTAAAGAAACCCAGCCTCCGGAAACTGTCCAGAGCTGGATAGAGCTGCTGAGTG GAGAGACCTGGAATCCCCTGAAGCTGCACTACCAGCTGAGAAATGTTAGAGAACGTTTGGCAAAAAACCTGGTAGAGAAAGGTGTGCTCaccacagagaaacaaaacttCCTGCTTTTTGACATGACCACACATCCGCTCACCAACAGCACCATTAAACAG CGCCTCGTCAAGAAGGTCCAGGAGTCTGTCTTGGAGAAGTGGGTCAACGATCCTCACCGCATGGACAAGCGGGTTCTGTCCCTGATCCTTCTGGCCCACTCATCCGACGTTCTTGAGAATGCCTTCGCCCCACTACAGGACGACCAGTACGACCTGGGCATGAAGAGAGTCCACActctgctggagctggagccGGAGAAAGAGAGCGCAAAGCCCAACGTCAACGAACTCATGTGGGCTGTGGTGGCCGCGTTCACTAAATGA